From Chrysiogenia bacterium, a single genomic window includes:
- the zapA gene encoding cell division protein ZapA yields the protein MSEPARKEEVPAGVVSVRVAGRDLRLRTDNGEELAREAAELLSAEIQRAKASPAAPGTNDAVLLAALNLAGELIAARRDLSECREEAASQTTALLAKLDEHLDA from the coding sequence ATGAGTGAACCCGCACGAAAAGAAGAAGTTCCCGCCGGTGTCGTTTCTGTCCGCGTGGCGGGCCGCGACCTGCGACTTCGCACCGACAACGGCGAGGAACTCGCGCGCGAGGCGGCGGAGCTGCTTTCGGCAGAGATCCAGCGGGCCAAGGCCTCACCCGCGGCGCCGGGGACCAACGACGCCGTGCTGCTGGCCGCGCTGAACCTGGCCGGGGAACTGATCGCTGCCCGGCGGGATCTTTCCGAGTGCCGCGAAGAGGCCGCCTCCCAGACCACCGCCCTGCTGGCCAAGCTCGACGAACACCTGGACGCCTGA